In Festucalex cinctus isolate MCC-2025b chromosome 17, RoL_Fcin_1.0, whole genome shotgun sequence, the genomic stretch CAACCCCTAtctattttttgtctttttcacaTTGTGTCCTCAATGATTTCAAATGTAGGGAATAgccaatttatttatataacctTTATTTATCCAGGTACAGAGAGTGAGAACAGATTCTCATCTGCAATGCTGACTTAGCATTAGAGatcaacaaagcaaaacaaaagcaaacacaaGTAAATGCATAATAGATTACGTGATATACTGTagttaaatatttacaaaatacatCATAGCATATGATGATAAAAGGTttgtaacacaatattaatactCAAGTAAAGTACATAAACAGTACCtgaaaaaatgtataattaaaaAGTAACCAAGTTGCAATCTGAACAGACAGTTCAACTGGGAGagagacatgctaaccactagtgTACTGTGCTGCCTTGATGGCAAtcataaatcacaaaaacatttccGTTTTCTTCCATTCTGTTATCAAATGCAGAATCCATGGTGGGATCATGTTTATTTCAAAGGCTTGAAAAAACACTACAAAACATTACAGTTACATACAACAACCAAAAAGAGCTCAACATAGATTTAAATCAATAACAATGGAgggtgacatttttttcatgtattaatAGCACAGCTGCTGCTAATTAAAGCCAATTAGCAGCAGCTGTGGTCACCTGCTATAAAAGCTCATGTATGTTACCCCGTCACATCTGTTACTGACGCGATGGCGACTCTTTGGCTCGTGGTTGTTCTGGCGCAAGCTCTCTTTATAGACAgaggtaatttttaaaaatgtattgttgAAATTCACATTTGTTTGGGAAGCAAAATTTTGTGTCCCCAAATGCTTACATGAATTTGTATGTGTGCAGGTCTTTGTCTTCCACCTGGCGCTGCACAAGGTGAATCCAATATGTTTCTCAAAAAAGGTGCACCAGGAACAAACACtgattaaatgtttaaaacttGTCTGCTACAGATATGCTTCACGATGTTTCACCGAGGTTGTTGGAACTTCTCAAATCTTTGGATGTCGTGATGAAGCAACATTCTAAACAATGTGAGGAAAACTTGGGGCAACATTGGTTTTATAGATTATGATTACCCGGAACTTTCAACTGAACCTCAGCCTTGCatctttctgtatgtggccctcagacaAAGTTTGGGTCCGCCAGGACTACCCGGCGCgcctcaacgtgagccaggacgactacccggccggcctcaacgtgagccaggacgactacccggccggcctcaacgtgagccaggacgactacccggccggcctcaacgtgagccaggacgactacccggccggcctcaacgtgagccaggacgactacccggccggcctcaacgtgagccaggacgactacccggccggcctcaacgtgagccaggacgactacccggccggcctcaacgtgagccaggacgactacccggccggcctcaacgtgagccaggacgactacccggccggcctcaacgtgagccaggacgactacccggccggcctcaacgtgagccaggacgactacccggccggcctcaacgtgagccaggacgactacccggccggcctcaacgtgagccaggacgactacccggccggcctcaacgtgagccaggacgactacccggccggcctcaacgtgagccaggacgactacccggccggcctcaacgtgagccaggacgactacccggccggcctcaacgtgagccaggacgactacccggccggcctcaacgtgagccaggacgactacccggccggcctcaacgtgagccaggacgactacccggccggcctcaacgtgagccaggacgactacccggccggcctcaacgtgagccaggacgactacccggccggcctcaacgtgagccaggacgactacccggccggcctcaacgtgagccaggacgactacccggccggcctcaacgtgagccaggacgactacccTGTGCgcctcaacgtgagccaggacgactacccTGTGCgcctcaacgtgagccaggacgactacccTGTGCgcctcaacgtgagccaggacgactacccTGTGCgcctcaacgtgagccaggacgactacccTGTGCgcctcaacgtgagccaggacgactacccTGTGCgcctcaacgtgagccaggacgactacccTGTGCGCCTCAATgtgagccaggacgactacccTGTGGAGGACGATGTGCTAGATGTTGTGTCAGTGAGTATTTGACGTGTTCTTGTCATAATGGCTGAAGAATTAATAAAGACCTCAAAGTGCtcaatttcatttctttttttaatagctTTTAGCAGTGTTAATGCTAATTCTTCAAACATGACTGAGATGATGTTCTCATTTACAACCCTGAGAAATTCTAGATCATTCTGccctccaagcaccagccccttccACCATGAGAAACCAAGCTGTTCGACATTGTCAGGTGTGGACCAACCCCTGCATCGCCTCTGGGCTGAATGCATGGCCACTTTCTCTCAGATCTTCATGGgctagtgacaaaagtagcctttaccAGTGAACATTCTGCCGAAATGAAATGTTATCCTTCACACTTGCAATGACAATTGCTAGTTTTTAAAATCCCACAAAGGCTCTGTCACTTGTGTGAACTACAAGTGAAACTGTGTGTTGAACCTGAGCAAATAGTGTTGTGGTCACTTCTGTAAGCAGCTGGTACCTGGTTCAAGACCTGCtcagttttttctttctttgtcttctctcctccacgatttcttgtGGTAAATGGTTGATTTGTTACAAATGTTGACTTGGCTTTTATCAAGTTGCGTGGCCGTTCAGAGGACTGCTCAAAGGTGGAGATAAGCAGCGGTCTTACCGGGGGTGtggcaatcacacggggagaggtgGGGGTCTTGCTAAatccagcattttattttcaaggGAGAAGAATAACCAGCAAAGCAAtatctgattaaaaataaaaataaataaatagccatgttaaaggtaagatttaattatATGCTGAGAGTTAactgtggaagggcttaaaatgtgttcccttttaaaataaaaattcacacattgagttccaccacatattgactcagttcagtgctgaatgaataatactgagctctcaaaaGTACAAAGACTCCAAACACGCATATATATTGGCTAAAATAGGCATAGAACATCTACCTACAACTGGTTAACAGggtgcacaatttttttttttttttttaaagtgtttcaCTGCAAAAACATGTCTGCTTAATGAGACAATACACTTGTTAGTGTAAATTTATTAGAGACAAGTGAAATTATCTGCCTGTGCAGTAAGATAATTTCACTCAGGTTTcttgaaataaaaattgtagATCTATAAATCTTAAAATGAGCTTTAAACACTCattctaagcaacaaatcaaggaaattaaatcttaaaataagccaaactttatttatttttttttaggtagttaaatggccttatttcaagtgaaattttttatttttttttaaagcatacaACTATTTGTACTGTAAGTTGACTGTCAAACAGGGAGATGGCaccatttttaattgcatttggtTCGACTCAGCCTGGGAATaaatgaacccacaacctctgagtCTGAGGGTagactaccactagaccacagagctggtagcctgtttactggaaggaGATAATGAGCTTAGTAAGTATGACAAACCCAGGAAATTGGTTACAATAAAATGCAACCTGTGTgttgtagggctgtgcaattaatcaaaattctatttCAATTATACTCCACAATATACAAAATCagtataattgtaaaaaaaaaaaaaaaaggttaagacTAATATTGagctgtttaaatttatacatttgcacctattttttttttaaataactattcAATTTAGTTTCATCCAAAGGGAACTTACAGAATGATATCTgacaattttattttgagtAAAAATAACTTTTCAGATTCTTACAGCATTTTAGCTTAGTGTgcgtaaaaaaataaccaattttaaggtttacaaactgagaaataaaagacaatcttaaaacaagattaataatcttggaaATTCTGCGATTGCATAGTAAATAATTATAAGATCAATAAGactatggcttgatataagcgtttaagtctaggttagatagcttaaatttgcagtgcaatgccaagttgagcaattttaGTCCAACACAACTAGCTATgtagcaaaactaaaggaaaaATTCCTTAAGCTATGCGGAGACG encodes the following:
- the LOC144005497 gene encoding uncharacterized protein LOC144005497; protein product: MATLWLVVVLAQALFIDRGLCLPPGAAQDMLHDVSPRLLELLKSLDVVMKQHSKQYKVWVRQDYPARLNVSQDDYPAGLNVSQDDYPAGLNVSQDDYPAGLNVSQDDYPAGLNVSQDDYPAGLNVSQDDYPAGLNVSQDDYPAGLNVSQDDYPAGLNVSQDDYPAGLNVSQDDYPAGLNVSQDDYPAGLNVSQDDYPAGLNVSQDDYPAGLNVSQDDYPAGLNVSQDDYPAGLNVSQDDYPAGLNVSQDDYPAGLNVSQDDYPAGLNVSQDDYPAGLNVSQDDYPAGLNVSQDDYPAGLNVSQDDYPAGLNVSQDDYPAGLNVSQDDYPVRLNVSQDDYPVRLNVSQDDYPVRLNVSQDDYPVRLNVSQDDYPVRLNVSQDDYPVRLNVSQDDYPVRLNVSQDDYPVEDDVLDVVSVSI